The genomic segment GGCGAGTTTCCGCGCGACGGGGCAGACCGGCATCCTGATCACCGGCGATGGCGTGCCGCTCGATGCGGTGATCGCGGATTTCATGGCGGGGTCGGTCGAATGGCTGACGCCCGACAATGACGCCGATCACTGGGATCTGATCGAGGGGCAGGGGAGCCTCTTCCACGTCAGCTATTCGGGGGTGACGATGGCCTTGGTGCATGGCGGGCAGCCCGATGCGCTGGTGCTCTGCCATGAGCCGACGCGGCCGCATATGCGGGGGCTGCCGGGCTACACGCTGCCGTCGCTGCCGGCGCTGCGGGATACGGCGCTGGCGCTCGCGCGGGTGGCGAACCCGGCCTGTCAGGTGGTGGGGATCTCGGTAAACACCCAGCATATGGCCGAGGATGAGGCGCGCGCCTATCTCGCCGGGCTCGAGGCGGAGATGGGCCTGCCCGCGACCGACCCGTTCCGTTTTGGCGCCGAGAAGCTCGTGGACGCGCTCGCCGCGATCTGAGAGGGTCGCGCCCGGGGCCGGGGGCGGGAGCCTCCGGCGGGGATATTTGGGGCAAGATGAAAGGGGGGGGGGGCATGCTCTCTGTGACGGCGGATGTGTTCCGGCTGGCCGAGGTTTTCACGATCTCGCGCGGCTCGCGGACCGAGGCGAAGGTTCTGACCGTGCGGGTGACGCGCGGGGGGCTGACGGGCTGGGGCGAATGTGTGCCCTATGCGCGCTATGGCGAGAGCCTCGAGAGCGTGGCGGCGCAGATCGAGGGGCTGCCCGAGGGGATCGGCCGCGCCGCGTTGCAAGAGGCTTTGCCGCCCGGGGCGGCGCGCAATGCGGTCGATTGTGCGCTGTGGGATCTCGAGGCGAAGGCGGCGGGGCGGCGGGTCTGGGAGCTGGCCGGGCTGGCCGCGCCGGGGCCGGAGACCTGTGCCTATACGCTTTCGCTCGACACGCCGGAGAACATGCGCGCGGCCGCGGCGCGCCATGCGCATCGTCCGCTTTTGAAGATCAAGCTCGGCACGCCCGATGACATGCCCCGTCTCGAGGCGGTGCGGGCGGGGGCGCCGGGGGCGCGGATCATCGTTGACGCCAATGAGGGCTGGACGGCGGAGGTCTACCGCGATCTGGCGCCGCATCTGTTGCGGCTTGGCGTCGCGCTGGTCGAGCAGCCCTTGCCGGCGGCGGCGGATGGGGCGCTTCTCGGGCTCGCGCGGCCGGTGCCGGTTTGTGCCGATGAGAGCTGCCATGACCGGGCCTCGCTCGGCCATCTGGCGGGCAAATATGACATGATCAACATCAAGCTCGACAAGACCGGCGGGCTGACCGAGGCGCTGGCGCTGCGCGATCTGGCGCGCGCCGAGGGCTATGGGGTGATGGTCGGCTGCATGGTCGGATCGAGCCTTGCGATGGCGCCGGCGGTGCTGGTGGCGCAGGGTGCGCAGATCGTGGACCTTGACGGGCCGCTGCTTCTGGCAGAAGACCGGGAAAACCCCCTCACCTACGAGGCGGGCAAGGTTTACCCCCCGGACGCGGCGCTCTGGGGCTGACAAGGAGAGACGCATGAGCCGGATTGTCTATCTCAATGGGGAATATCTGCCCGAGGAAGAGGCGCAGGTTTCGATCTTCGACCGCGGCTTCGTGATGGGCGATGCGGTCTATGAGGTGACCTCGGTGCTCGGTGGCAAGCTGCTCGAGTTCGAGGGCCACATGACGCGGCTCGAGCGGTCGCTGCGCGAGCTGGAGATGGTGTGCGAGATCAGCCGCGAGGAATGGCTCGCGATCCACCGGGAGCTGCTCAAGCGCAATGAGCTCGTCGATGGCGGGATCTATCTGCAGGTCACCCGCGGCAATGCGGGCGACCGCGATTTCCATTATCCGCCGGCCGGCACCCCGCCGACCGTCGTGCTCTACACCCAGTCGAAGCCGGGCCTTGCGAACGACCCGAAGGCCGAGAAGGGCATCCGCGTGATCTCGGTCCCCGATCTGCGCTGGCACCGCCGCGATATCAAGACCGTGCAACTCCTCTACGCGTCGATGGCCAAGATGGCCGCCGAGAAGGCCGGCAAGGAAGACGCCTGGTTCGTCGAGGATGGCTTCGTCACCGAGGGCTCGTCGAACAACTGCTATATCGTCAAGGATGGCAAGATCATCACCCGCCAGCTCTCGAACGACATCCTGCACGGGATCACCCGGGCTTCGGTTCTGAAAATGGCCGCCGAGGCGCAGATGGAGGTGGTCGAGCGCCCCTTCACCATCGCCGAGGCGCAGGCCGCTGATGAGGCTTTCTACACCTCGGCCTCGGCTTTCGTGATGCCGATCGTCGAGGTCGACGGGGTCGAGCTTGGCACGGGCAAGCCCGGCCCGGTGTCGAAACGGCTGCGCGAGATCTATCTCGAGGAAAGCGCGAAAACCGCGATCTGAGATCGCAAGAGACGAGAAAAGCCCCGGTCACAGCCCTGACCGGGGCTTTTTCGTGCCTGCTTGGCCGCTCAGGCGGCCTGCAGGCTGCGGAACTCGAAGATCGCGGGGGTGAGGGTCTCAGGGCGGGTGTTCTCGATCACGAGTTCGGCGGTCTCGTCGAAAAGCGCGATCGAATCGCGCCCGCAGGGGCTCGGCGCGAAGCGGATCGCGCGGGGCGCGGGCACGCCGGCGGGCAGTTCGAGCTCGATCCGGTCGCCGGGGGCGAAATCGCCGACGCGGGGCAGATCCTCGGCGGGGGCCTCGGGGGCGGCGGCGAGCGCGGCGGTCAGCCGGGCGATCAGCGCCTCGGTCTCGTCGATGGGCGCGGGGGGCGGGGCGGACGCGCCGGGCCAGGCGGGCACGGCGGTCATCTCGGGCGCGGGCGTGGGGCCGGGGGCAGGCGCCGCGGCGCGCCGCGCCGGGCGGTCAGGCGCGGAAAGCTCGGCCCAGGTCATCAAAACAACCGCAAAAGTGAGTGCGAGAAAGAGCGAAAACATCCGAAACCCCATGATTTCAACGCAAAGATGCGCGCCGGGCGGCCCTGCGGCAAGGCATTTTTGGTCAATGAAACCTTGCATTATGGGCTCGGCGGGGGACAATCCCGGCTCTGCGCCGGATTGTCCCCCGTCCGCGATCAGACGTTCACATAGATCGGCGAAAGCACAGCGCCCGTCGACATGTCGAGCGCGAAGACATCCTGCCCGGTCCAATCCGAAAACACGACGCCGGTGAGCTGCGCCACCACCTCGCCGTCGATCTTGACCGCCATGCCGGTCTCGGTGGGCACGACGGTGAAGCTCTGCGTGTCGGACCAGCTGTCGAGGGCGATCAGCACGTTCTCGGCGGGCTCGTCGGTGCCGGAGAGATAGCCGGGGGCGAAATCGGTGATCGTCACCGGCGCATCGCCCGAGGTCCAGGGCACCATGAACGTATCATCGCCCGTGCCGCCGGTCATCGTATCGCCCGCATCACCCCAGAGCAGATCGTCATTCGCGCCGCCGTCGAGCACATCGGCCCCCGCCTGCGCCTGCGCATCGACCGCCACCAGCAGATCGTCGCCATAGCCGCCCGAGAGGCTGTCCGCGCCATAGGCATCGACCAGCAGATCGTCGCCGAGATTGCCGCGCAGCGTGTCATCGCCCGCGCCGCCGGTCACCGTATCGGCGCCATGGCCCGCGTCGATGTAATCGTCGCCCGCGCCGCCGTCGGCGCCGAAGACGGAAAGATCGCGCAGCGCCTCCATCACATCGCCCGCCTCATCGACCGAGAAACTCGCGATCAGATCGCTCAGCGCCTCATCGGCGACCGAATTGGCGTTGCCGTCATCGGTCGCGCCGAGGCGGATCTCGTCATCGCCGCCAAGGCCGGTAACGGCGCCGCGCCCGACCTCGCCGGTGATCGTGTCATCGCCCGCGGTGCCGGTCGTCAGCGTGCCCTGATTGGCCACGATCTCCTCGCCCGGAGTTTCCGGCTCGCTGGTCTCGTCGTCGTCGTTGCTCGCATCCACCGCCCAGGCGACAAGCGCCATCGGCAGCAGCGACATCAAAAGGATGAAGCCCATGAAATCCCCCAAAGAATGGCTCAGACAGGGGCCGAAATCAGGGTTTTGTCAACCATGATGGCGCGTACCGGCCTGCGGCGGAAACAATCGCGCCCGCGCGCGCGGATCGTTTCTCAGAGGCCGCTGTCGGCGAGCACCTTGGCCACCACCGGCGCCAGCCGCAGGCCCCAGTCGAGCTGGCTGGCCGCATCGGCGATCAGGTCGTTGCGGACCTCGATCAGCACATTCGGCCGCCCCGGCGAGAGCGCGTGGCGGTCGATGCTGTCGCCGTCGAGATGGCCGTCATAGGGCTCGTTGTCGCCCACGCAGAGCCCCTGCGCGCGCAAGGCCGCGATCAGCGGCACCGCGAGGCGCCGGTCGCGATGCGAGGACAGCACCCCCACCTGCCAGGGCCGCGGCGCGCGCCCGCGCAGGCAGGGCGTGAAGCTGTGGATCGCGCAGATCGCGGTATCGGGGCGCCGCCCGGCGAGATCGGCGAGCGCCGCGTGATAGGGGCGATGGAGCCGCGCGAGCCGCGCCTCGACGGCCCCCGCCGCGATCCCCCGGTTGGCCGGGATCACCGTGCCGTCGTAGAGCTGCATGACCAGCGTCGGGTCATCCTCGCCGCGGTTCGGGTCGATCACGAGGCGGGAGAAATCGCTCCAGATCAGCGGCGCATCGAGCGCCTCGGCCAGCGCGCGCCCGACCCCCAGCGCGCCCGGATCATAGGCGATATGGCGCGCCATATCCTCGGGCGCGATGCCGAGATCGCCGCCCGCCACCCAATCGGGCACGCGGTTGGTGGCATGATCGACCGTCACCAGCCAGCGCGAGGGGCGCTCGGGCCCGAGGATATGAAAGGCGGGATGGGGCGTCATCGCTCTGTCGTCCGGTTCTGTCACGAAGGGTTTACGTCAGAACGCCCGAGGGGGCCAGTTGCGCTTCACACTTTTCTTGGACATAGATGTTAGCGGTAAAATTCGACGAGATGGCAGGGAGCCGAAGAGCATGAGACGTCTGCGCAATGTGAAGATCGTGGCCACGCTGGGCCCGGCCTCGGCCGATTACAAGACGATCCGGGCGCTCTTCGAGGCCGGCGCCGATGTGTTCCGGCTCAACATGAGCCACGGCAGCCACGCCGAGCACCGCGTGCGCTATGACATCATCCGCAAGATCGAGACCGATCTCGGCCGCCCGATCGCGGTTCTGGCCGATTTGCAGGGGCCGAAGCTGCGGGTCGGCACCTTCTCCGCCGGCGCGGCCGATCTCGAGGAGGGCGATCTCTTCCGCTTCGATCTCGACCCGACCGAGGGCGATGGCCACCGCGTCTGCCTGCCCCATCCGGAGATTTTCGCGGCCCTCGTGCCCGGCACGCGGCTTTTGGTCAATGACGGCAAGATCCGCATGCGGGTCGAACGCTGCGGCCCCGATTTCGCCGATTGCACCGTGACCGTCGGCGGCACGATCTCGAACCGCAAGGGCGTGAACGTGCCCGATGTGGTGCTGCCGCTCGCGGCGCTGTCCGACAAGGACCGCGCCGATCTCGAATTCGCCTGCGAGATGGGGGTCGACTGGCTGGCGCTGAGCTTCGTGCAGCGCCCCGAGGACGTGATCGAGGCCAAGGAGCTCGCCCGCGGCCGCGCCGCCGTGCTCTCGAAGATCGAAAAACCCGCCGCCGAGAAGGCCTTTGACGAGATCCTCAAGGTCTCCGACGGGATCATGGTCGCGCGCGGCGATCTTGGCGTCGAGCTGCCGGTGCAGGCGGTGCCGCCGATCCAGAAACGCCTCGTGCGCAAATGCCGCGCGGCGGCCAAGCCCGTGATCGTGGCCACGCAGATGCTGGAGAGCATGATCGAGAGCCCGATGCCGACCCGCGCCGAGGTCTCCGATGTCGCCACCGCGATCTATGAGGGCGCCGATGCGGTGATGCTCTCGGCCGAATCCGCCGCCGGGCGCTACCCCGTCGATGCGGTCTCGACGATGAACGCCGTCGCGCAGAGCGTCGAGAGCGACCCGACCTTCCGCGAGATCATCGAGGCCTCGCGCACCGCCGCGCGCCAGACCATCGCCGATGGTATCGTCGCCGCCGCCCGCGAGATCGCCGAGACGACCGATATTTCCGCGATCTGCTGCTACACCCAATCGGGCAAGACCGTGCATCTGATCGCGCGCGAACGCCCTCGCGTGCCGATCATCGCGCTTTCGCCGATCGTCAAGACGCTGCGCAAGACCTGCCTGTGGTGGGGGGTGCATGCGGTGCGCTGCGAGGAGGTGGAGCGCTTCAAGATGGCGGTGGTCAACGCCGCCCGCGCGGCGCGCGATTTCGGCTTTGCCGATGAGACGAACCAGATCGTCGTGATCGCGGGCGTGCCCTTCAACGTGCAGGGCACCACCAACATCTTGCGCGTGGCGCCCTGTGACGAGCGGTTGATCTTCCGCACCGACCCGGAGTAACCTCGCCGGATTATCGGTCAAAGAGGTTATGTCATGGGCCCCGACAGCCTGCTCGTTCTCGGCCTGATGGTTGCGGTGATCGCGATCCCGGCGGTGATCTCGGCGATGGCGGAGGGCCGCCCGCCGCGCGCGGCGACGGTGGGCTTCATGGTCGGCGGCGGGCTGATCGTCTTTGCGATGCTCACCAAGCCGGGCGGCTATGCGCCCGGGCAGATCCCCGATGTCGTGGCGCGGGTGGTCGCGGGCTGGCTGCGCTGAGCCTTTTGGCGTATTTCGCGCGCTTTTCGCCCGGGCCCCCTTGCCAAAGCCCCGCGCCCCCTGTATGCGCACCCCCCTATGAACCCGCGCGTCCGGCCAGAGTGGCATGCCGAGTCGCGTGAAAATCCACTCGAAAGAGGAGATGGAAATGCCCAAGATGAAGACGAAATCCGCTGCGAAAAAGCGGTTCAAATTCACTGCGACTGGCAAAGTGAAGGTCGGCCCGGCGGGTAAGCGCCACGGCATGATCAAGCGCTCCACCAAGTTCATCCGCGACACCGCGGGCACGATGGTTCTGGCGGATTGCGACGCCAAGATCGTCAAGAAATACATGCCCTACAATCGCTGAACTGGAGGCTTGAAACATGTCCCGCGTTAAATCCGGCAAGGTTACCCACGCCTCGCACAAGAAAGTTCTGAAGAAGGCGAAAGGCTACTACTCGGCCCGTTCGCGCAACTTCCGCACCGCCACCCAGGCCGTCGACAAGGCCAACCAGTACGCGACCCGCGACCGCAAGGCCCGCAAGCGCAACTTCCGCGCTCTGTGGATCCAGCGGATCAACGCCGCTGTCCGCGCCTTCGACGCCGAGATGACCTACTCGCGCTTCATCAACGGCCTCGCGCTCGCCGGCATCGAAGTGGACCGCAAAGTCCTCGCCGATCTCGCGATCCACGAGCCGGAAGCCTTTGGCGCCATCGTCGAAAAGGCGAAGGCTGCCGCGGCTGCGTAATTCCCTCACGGGATTTGCAAATCGGACCCCGCGCGGCGCTTCGCCGTCGCGGGGTTTTTCGTTCCCACGCTTGAAATCGGGCCGGGGCGGGGCTAGCACTCCCCCGACCACCGAAGGAGAGATCTGATGACCGCGCTCGAGCTGATGAAGGCCAAATATCTCGACGGGATCGCGCAGGCCGCCGATGAGGCGAGCCTCGAGGAGCTGCGTCTCGCCGCGCTCGGCAAGAAGGGCGAGATCAGCCTGAAGATGCGCGAGCTCGGCCAGATGAGCCCGGAGGAGCGCCAGACCGTCGGCGCAGGCCTCAACCTGCTCAAGACCGAGATCGACGCGGCGCTGCGCGCCAAGAAAGAGGCGCTGGCCGATGCCGCGCTCGATGCGCGTCTCAAGGGCGAGTGGCTCGATGTCACCCTGCCGGGCCGGCCGCGCCGCACCGGCACCATCCACCCGGTCAGCCAGGTGATGGACGAGGTCACCGCGATCTTCGCCGATATGGGCTTTGCGGTGGCCGAGGGGCCGCAGATCGAGAGCGATTGGTATAATTTCGACGCGCTCAACATCGCGCCCGAACACCCCGCCCGGCAAGAGCACGACACCTTCTTCATGGCGCGCGACCCCGCCGACCCGCGCCCGCCGCATGTGCTGCGCACCCATACGAGCCCCGTGCAGATCCGCGCGATGCAGGAACGCGGCGCGCCGGTGCGGGTGATCGCGCCGGGCCGCGTCTACCGGATGGACATGGACCAGACCCATGCGCCGATGTTCCACCAGGTCGAGGGCATGGCGATCGGCCGCGATATCTCGATGGCGAACCTGAAATGGGTGCTGGAAGAGTTCTGCAAGACCTTCTTCGAGGTGCCCTCGGTCGAGCTGCGCTTCCGCGCCTCGCATTTCCCCTTCACCGAACCCTCGGCCGAGGTCGATATCCGCTGTTCGTGGGAAGGCGGCCAGCTGAAGATCGGCGAGGGCAATTCCTGGATGGAGATCCTGGGCTCGGGCATGATGCAGCCGAAGGTTCTGGCCGCGGGCGGGATCGACCCGACCGAATGGCAGGGCTTTGCCTTCGGCATGGGGATCGACCGCCTCGCGATGCTGAAATACGGGATCCCGGACCTGCGGGCCTTCTTTGAATCCGACCTGCGCTGGCTGCGTCACTACGGGTTCCAGGCGCTGGACCTGCCGACGGTGTTCGGGGGGTTGAGTAAGTGAGTGAGACGATCACGGCATGTGAAAACGTGTGCCGCGATTTTGGGCCACAGTTCACTGAGATGTCTTGGTGGGCTGAACTTGCATCCGTGGCAACTGCGTTGGTTGCGGTTTTTGCCGCGGTCGTGACCTACCGGCAATGGATGTCGTGGCGTGACCAGGTGCTTAAAAATCGAGTGGCTGAGGTCGCAGATAGAATCTCGGCCGCCTCTCAAGAAATTGAATGGCTTGTTCGGCTGGCGTTAACCCACGTGGTTGGCGAGGGCACACCCACTGGCACAGCGGTCAATGTGATCGGGCAGCATGCCTTGGAATGCGTAAACCGTATTGGCCCTCAGAGGCGTGAAATTGATATCGAGCACGTAAGGTTGCAGGCGTTGGGCGCAGCTACGCCGCAGATGCGAGCATCAATTGAGGCGATTAAGCAGCTTCTGAGTGAGCTTGAGGGCGCGGCTAAAATAGCAGTCCAAATTTCGACCCGTTGGGAAAGCGCCCCCCCCGAGATTCGCGGTTTTGTGACGGGGCAGCTTGGCATCGGCACCCTCGGCCCGGCGCCTGCCAAGAAGATAACGGAACATGACCAAGAATTGCGTGAGCTGCTGATTCCGCTCATGCGCCTCGAATGGAGAACCAAATGAAATTCACCCTCTCCTGGCTGAAAGACCATCTCGACACCTCGGCCACCGTGGACGAGATCGCCGAGGCGCTCACCGATCTCGGGCTCGAGGTCGAGGAGGTCGTGAACCCGGGCGCGAAGCTCGCCCCCTTCACCATCGCCAAGGTGCTCCACGCCGAGAAACACCCCGATGCCGACAAGCTGCGGGTCTGCACCGTGCTGACCGATGAGGGCGAGAAGACCATCGTCTGCGGCGCGCCGAATGCGCGGGCGGGGATCACCGTCGTCTTGGCCAAGCCCGGCGATTATGTGCCCGGCATCGATGTCACGCTCGGCGTCGGCAAGATCCGCGGCGTCGAGAGCCACGGGATGATGTGCTCCGAGCGCGAGCTCGAGCTCTCCGACGAGCATAACGGCATCATCGAGCTGCCCGAGGACAGCCTCAATTCCGAGGTCGGCAGCCGGTTCATCGACTGGCTCGCCGAGAACCGCCCCGAGGCGGTCGACCCGATGATCCATATCAAGATCACCCCGAACCGCCCCGATGCGCTGGGCGTGCGCGGGGTTGCGCGCGATCTCGCGGCGCGGGGCGTGGGGCGGCTCAAGCCGCTTGCGGTCGAGCCGGTGCCGGGCGGCTTTGCCTCGCCGATCGCGGTGGAAATCGCGCCCGAGCTGAAGGAAAAGGGCTGCCCGTTCTTTGCCGGCCGGGTGATCCGCGGCGTGAAGAACGGCCCGAGCCCGGCCTGGCTGCAGGCGCGGCTGCTGTCGATCGGGCTGCGCCCGATCTCGGCGCTGGTCGATATCACCAACTTCTTCACCTATGACCTGAACCGCCCGCTGCATGTCTTCGACGCGGCGAAGGTGAAGGGCGGCGTGCTGCGCATCGAGCCCGCGCAGGGCGGCGAGGAGTTCCTCGCGCTCGACGGCAAGACCTATGGCCTGCGCGCGGGCATGATGGTGATCAAGGATGCGGCGGGCGTCGAGAGCCTCGCCGGGATCATGGGGGGCGAGCTTTCCGGCGCCGGCGAGGAGACCGTCGATGTCTTCCTCGAAAGCGCCTATTGGGACCCGATCACCATCGCCGCGACCGGCCGCGCGCTGAAGATCAACTCGGATGCGCGCTATCGCTTCGAGCGCGGCGTGGACCCGGCCTTCACCGCCGCGGGGCTCGAGCTCGCGACGCAGATGGTGCTGGATCTGTGCGGCGGCGAGGCCTCCGAGGTGGTCAGCGATGGCGCGGTGCCCGATGTGACCCGCGCCTACAAGCTCGACCCGGCGCGCGTGATCAGCCTCGTCGGCATGGAGATCCCCGCCGAGGAGCAACGCGCGACGCTTGAGGCGCTGGGCTTCACGCTTGCGGGCGAGATGGTCACGCCGCCGAGCTGGCGCCCCGATATCCTCGGCGAGGCCGATCTCGTCGAGGAAGTCGCGCGGATCGCCTCGCTGACCAAGCTCAAGGGCATCCCGATGGCGCGCGAGACCTCGGGCGTGCCGGGGCCGATCCTGACGCCTGCGCAGGTCCGCGAGAAGACCGCGCGGCGCACGATCGCGGCGCTGGGCTACAATGAATGCGTGACCTACAGCTTCATCGATGCGAAATCGGCCGCGCTCTTTGGGGGCGGCGCCGAGGCCACGCGGATCGAGAACCCGATTTCGTCGGAAATGACCCATATGCGCCCCGATCTGCTGCCGGGCCTTCTGGCGGCGGCGGCGCGCAACCAGGCGCGCGGCTTTGCTGATCTTGCGCTCTTCGAGGTGGGGCCGGCGTTCTCGGGCGGCGAGCCGGGCGATCAGGCGATCTATGCGACCGGGCTTCTGGTCGGCGCCGCGGCGCCGCGCGACCCCTGGGGCTCGCGTCGGCCGGTCGATCTCTATGATGCCAAGGCCGATGCCGAGGCGGTTCTGGCCGCGATCGGCGCGCCCGCGCGGGTGCAGATCAACCGCAAGCTCGAGGGCTGGTGGCACCCGGGCCGCGCCGGCAATGTCGCGCTCGGGCCGAATGTGCTCGCGACCTTTGGCGAGGTTCATCCGAAGGTTCTGCGCGAGATGGGCGTGAAGGGGGCGGCGGTTGCCTTCACGATCCGGCTCGAGGCGGTGCCCTTCCCGAAAGCCAAGACGCCCACGCGGCCGGCGCTCGCGATCTCGGATCTGCACGCGGTCGAGCGCGATTTCGCCTTCGTCGTCGATGCCGGCACCGAGGCGCTGACCGCGGTCAACGCGGCGCTCGGCGCGGACAAGGCGCTGATCGCCGAGGTTTCGGTCTTCGACCAGTTCACCGGCCCGAAAGCCGAGGAGCAGATGGGCGCGGGCAAGAAGTCGATCGCGCTCGCGGTGCGGATCCAGCCCAAGGACAAGAGCCTGACCGATGCCGAGATCGAGGCGGTCTCCGCCAAGATCGTCGAGAAGGTCACCAAGGCCACCGGCGGCGCGCTGCGCAAGTAACTGCACGTCACGCTTTGCGGGGCGCAAAAAGGCGATAGGCTCTTCCCCGAGGGGAGGAGCCTCATGATTTTCGACTATGTGATCCTGGGCGGCGGTTCGGCCGGCGCCACTTTGGCCGCGCGTCTGAGCGAGGATGCGGGGGTGAGCGTGTGCCTCGTAGAGGCGGGCACGCGGGCGCGCGATATTTTCGTGCGCGCGCCGGCCTTGGTGGCGGCGATGGTGCCGGGGCGGCCGCCGATCCACAACTGGGCGCTCAAGACGGTGCCGCAGCCGGGGCTGAACGGGCGGCGGGGCTTTCAGCCGCGCGGGCGGGGCTTGGGCGGCTCTTCGGCGATCAACGCGATGCTCTATATTCGCGGCCTGCCCGCCGATTATGACGAATGGGCCGAGCTTGGCGCAGAAGGCTGGGATTGGGCCGCCTGTCTGCCCTATTTCAAGCGCGCCGAGCGCAACATGCGCGGCGCCGACGCCTATCATGGCGATGCCGGGCCCCTGCAGGTCGGCGATCAGCGCCGCCCGCGCCCCGCGACGCGCGCCTTCATCGAGGCCTGCGCCGAAGTGGGCCTCGCGCCGAACGCCGATTTCAACGGGGCCGAGCAGGAGGGCGCCGGGCTCTATCAGGTCACGCAATTCTGGGACGGCCCCCGCAAGGGCGAGCGCTGTTCCGCGGCGGCGGCCTATCTGCACCCGGTGCTCGGGCGGGCGAACCTCACCGTGATGACCCAAACCCGCGCCGAGCGGGTCTTGGTCGAGGGCGGTCGCGCGGTGGGGGCGTTGGTGCGGCGGGGCGGGCGGCGGATCCGGCTCGAGGCGCGGCGCGAGGTGATCCTCGCGGCCGGCGCCTTTGGCTCGCCGCAGCTCCTGATGCTCTCCGGCATCGGCCCGGAGGAGGAGCTGCGCGCCCATGGCATCGCGCCGGTGCAGGTGCTGCCCGGCGTCGGGCAGAACCTGCAAGACCACCTCGATTATACGATCTCCTACACCTCGCCGCGGCCCGATGTCGTCGGGCTCAACCCCGCGGGGCTGATGCGGCTCGCGCGGGCGGCGGGGCTCTGGCGGCGCGAGGGCGAGGGGCTCTTTGCCTCGCCGATGGCCGAGGGCGCGGCGTTTCTGCGCTCCGATCCCGGCCTCGCGCGGCCCGATCTGCAGCTCCATTTCGTCGTCGGCATCGTCGATCAGCATATGCGCAAACCCCATCTCGCCGACGGTTGGTCGTGCCATATCTGTCAGCTGCGGCCGTTCTCGCGCGGCACGGTGGGGCTTGGCTCGGCCGACCCGCGCGCCGCGCCGCGCATCGACCCGGCCTTCCTCTCCGACCCGCGCGACGGCGCCGCGATGCTGGGCGCGGCGCGGGCGCTCGAGCGGATCTGCACGGCGGCGCCGCTCGCGCCCTGGCGGGGGCGGCGGCTTTACCGGCATGATGGCTCGGAGGCGGCGCTGATGGCCGATATCCGCGCCCGCGCCGACACGATCTATCACCCGGTCGGCACCTGCCGGATGGGCACCGACAGCGGCGCGGTGGTGGACCCGGAGCTGCGGGTGCGGGGGGTGGCGGGGCTGCGGGTGGTCGATGCCTCGGTGATGCCGCGGCTGATCGGCGGCAATACCAACGCGCCGACGATCATGATCGCGGAACGCGCCGCCGACATGATCGCGCGGGCCCGTTAACGGCGCCGGCGCGGCACGACGGGGATCCGCGTGCGGGCATAATCGAGATGCGGATGCGGCGGGCGCCCGGCATTCTCGGCCCAGAACGCCCGCCCGCCGCGCGCCGCCCAGAACGGCCAGATCAGCACGACCCCCGCCACGAACCCGCCGATATGGGCCCAATAGGCGACCCCGTCGCCCGCCGTCATCGCGGTGCCGTTGAGCAGCTGCATCCCGAACCAGATCCCGAGGATCACCCAGGCCGGGATCGGGAAGATCTTGAAAAAGATGATGAAAATGAAGATCACATCGACCCGCGCGCGCGGGAAGAGGAGCAGATAGCCGCCCATCACCCCCGCGATCGCCCCCGAGGCGCCGACCATCGGCACCGCGCTCAAGGGCTCGATCGCGATCTGCGCG from the Rhodobacter xanthinilyticus genome contains:
- the dgcA gene encoding N-acetyl-D-Glu racemase DgcA; translated protein: MLSVTADVFRLAEVFTISRGSRTEAKVLTVRVTRGGLTGWGECVPYARYGESLESVAAQIEGLPEGIGRAALQEALPPGAARNAVDCALWDLEAKAAGRRVWELAGLAAPGPETCAYTLSLDTPENMRAAAARHAHRPLLKIKLGTPDDMPRLEAVRAGAPGARIIVDANEGWTAEVYRDLAPHLLRLGVALVEQPLPAAADGALLGLARPVPVCADESCHDRASLGHLAGKYDMINIKLDKTGGLTEALALRDLARAEGYGVMVGCMVGSSLAMAPAVLVAQGAQIVDLDGPLLLAEDRENPLTYEAGKVYPPDAALWG
- a CDS encoding D-amino-acid transaminase, translated to MSRIVYLNGEYLPEEEAQVSIFDRGFVMGDAVYEVTSVLGGKLLEFEGHMTRLERSLRELEMVCEISREEWLAIHRELLKRNELVDGGIYLQVTRGNAGDRDFHYPPAGTPPTVVLYTQSKPGLANDPKAEKGIRVISVPDLRWHRRDIKTVQLLYASMAKMAAEKAGKEDAWFVEDGFVTEGSSNNCYIVKDGKIITRQLSNDILHGITRASVLKMAAEAQMEVVERPFTIAEAQAADEAFYTSASAFVMPIVEVDGVELGTGKPGPVSKRLREIYLEESAKTAI
- a CDS encoding calcium-binding protein, producing MGFILLMSLLPMALVAWAVDASNDDDETSEPETPGEEIVANQGTLTTGTAGDDTITGEVGRGAVTGLGGDDEIRLGATDDGNANSVADEALSDLIASFSVDEAGDVMEALRDLSVFGADGGAGDDYIDAGHGADTVTGGAGDDTLRGNLGDDLLVDAYGADSLSGGYGDDLLVAVDAQAQAGADVLDGGANDDLLWGDAGDTMTGGTGDDTFMVPWTSGDAPVTITDFAPGYLSGTDEPAENVLIALDSWSDTQSFTVVPTETGMAVKIDGEVVAQLTGVVFSDWTGQDVFALDMSTGAVLSPIYVNV
- a CDS encoding N-formylglutamate amidohydrolase, encoding MTPHPAFHILGPERPSRWLVTVDHATNRVPDWVAGGDLGIAPEDMARHIAYDPGALGVGRALAEALDAPLIWSDFSRLVIDPNRGEDDPTLVMQLYDGTVIPANRGIAAGAVEARLARLHRPYHAALADLAGRRPDTAICAIHSFTPCLRGRAPRPWQVGVLSSHRDRRLAVPLIAALRAQGLCVGDNEPYDGHLDGDSIDRHALSPGRPNVLIEVRNDLIADAASQLDWGLRLAPVVAKVLADSGL
- the pyk gene encoding pyruvate kinase: MRRLRNVKIVATLGPASADYKTIRALFEAGADVFRLNMSHGSHAEHRVRYDIIRKIETDLGRPIAVLADLQGPKLRVGTFSAGAADLEEGDLFRFDLDPTEGDGHRVCLPHPEIFAALVPGTRLLVNDGKIRMRVERCGPDFADCTVTVGGTISNRKGVNVPDVVLPLAALSDKDRADLEFACEMGVDWLALSFVQRPEDVIEAKELARGRAAVLSKIEKPAAEKAFDEILKVSDGIMVARGDLGVELPVQAVPPIQKRLVRKCRAAAKPVIVATQMLESMIESPMPTRAEVSDVATAIYEGADAVMLSAESAAGRYPVDAVSTMNAVAQSVESDPTFREIIEASRTAARQTIADGIVAAAREIAETTDISAICCYTQSGKTVHLIARERPRVPIIALSPIVKTLRKTCLWWGVHAVRCEEVERFKMAVVNAARAARDFGFADETNQIVVIAGVPFNVQGTTNILRVAPCDERLIFRTDPE
- the rpmI gene encoding 50S ribosomal protein L35 — translated: MPKMKTKSAAKKRFKFTATGKVKVGPAGKRHGMIKRSTKFIRDTAGTMVLADCDAKIVKKYMPYNR
- the rplT gene encoding 50S ribosomal protein L20, translating into MSRVKSGKVTHASHKKVLKKAKGYYSARSRNFRTATQAVDKANQYATRDRKARKRNFRALWIQRINAAVRAFDAEMTYSRFINGLALAGIEVDRKVLADLAIHEPEAFGAIVEKAKAAAAA